One genomic segment of Clostridium saccharoperbutylacetonicum N1-4(HMT) includes these proteins:
- a CDS encoding zinc dependent phospholipase C family protein: protein MINTHKIMAENIIKRANTKSIYLLNDKRFIWGNIKPDCAPKYKFKKHYFDESIEMIIDKIIYLSSLTLEDVYFDLTVGKFSEELGVICHFLCDFFCAPHYYRWEFKNTKAVKKHMAYENRLAKIAKEFKPLGIINTNVKSSNIEEFILELQKQYNGAVEFKNDLTFSYYVCDSVLNMILNNVFLNDKKVSKAI, encoded by the coding sequence ATGATTAATACTCACAAAATCATGGCTGAGAATATTATAAAGCGTGCAAATACGAAGAGTATTTATTTACTCAATGATAAAAGGTTTATTTGGGGGAACATCAAACCAGATTGTGCGCCTAAATATAAATTCAAGAAGCATTATTTTGATGAAAGTATAGAAATGATAATTGATAAAATTATATATTTATCTTCACTAACGTTAGAAGATGTGTATTTTGATTTAACTGTTGGTAAATTTAGTGAAGAACTTGGAGTAATATGTCACTTTCTATGTGACTTTTTCTGTGCGCCTCATTATTATAGATGGGAATTTAAGAATACTAAGGCAGTTAAAAAGCATATGGCCTATGAAAATAGATTAGCAAAGATAGCTAAAGAATTTAAGCCCTTAGGCATAATTAATACAAATGTAAAGTCAAGTAATATAGAGGAATTTATATTAGAATTGCAAAAGCAATATAATGGCGCAGTAGAATTTAAGAATGATCTAACGTTTTCGTATTATGTTTGTGATAGTGTATTAAATATGATTTTAAATAATGTATTTTTAAATGATAAGAAAGTTAGTAAAGCAATTTAG
- a CDS encoding redox-sensing transcriptional repressor Rex translates to MDKSRNISMAVIKRLPKYYRYLEELMKNDVDRISSKELGEKIGFTASQIRQDLNCFGDFGQQGYGYNVKELYNQISSILGLDRGYQAALVGAGNIGQAVSNYSRFENLGFKITSIFDANPKLIGMRIRDVEIKDIDDMSTVLQERKIDIGIICVPRKNAQVVADELIKGGVRAIWNFAPVDLVVPDHVKVENVHLSESLLTLIYLLNESDN, encoded by the coding sequence ATGGACAAGAGTAGAAATATATCTATGGCGGTTATTAAAAGATTACCAAAATATTATAGATATCTTGAAGAATTGATGAAAAATGATGTTGATAGAATTTCTTCAAAGGAATTAGGCGAAAAAATAGGATTTACTGCATCACAAATTCGTCAAGATTTAAATTGCTTTGGAGATTTCGGACAACAAGGGTATGGATATAATGTTAAGGAATTGTATAATCAAATTAGCTCTATTTTAGGGTTAGATAGGGGATACCAGGCAGCTTTAGTTGGAGCAGGAAACATCGGACAAGCGGTATCTAATTATTCTAGATTTGAAAATTTAGGATTTAAAATAACATCTATATTTGATGCAAATCCAAAGTTAATAGGAATGAGAATTAGAGATGTAGAAATAAAGGACATAGATGATATGTCAACTGTTTTGCAAGAAAGAAAAATTGATATAGGAATAATTTGTGTTCCAAGAAAAAATGCTCAAGTAGTTGCAGATGAATTGATAAAAGGCGGAGTAAGAGCTATTTGGAATTTTGCACCTGTAGATTTAGTTGTTCCAGATCATGTAAAGGTGGAGAATGTTCATTTAAGTGAAAGTTTACTGACTTTAATTTATTTATTAAATGAAAGTGATAATTAA
- a CDS encoding short-chain-enoyl-CoA hydratase has product MELKNVILEKEGHLAIVTINRPKALNALNSETLKDIDAVLDDLENDTNVYAVIVTGAGEKSFVAGADISEMKDLNEEQGKEFGILGNKVFRRLEKLDKPVIAAVSGFALGGGCELAMSCDIRIASVKAKFGQPEAGLGITPGFGGTQRLARIVGPGKAKELIYTCDLINAEEAYRIGLVNKIVPLESLMDEAKAMANKIAANAPKAVAYCKDAIDRGMQVDIDAAILIEAEDFGKCFATEDQTEGMTAFLERRAEKNFQNK; this is encoded by the coding sequence ATGGAATTAAAGAATGTGATTCTTGAAAAAGAAGGACATTTAGCTATTGTTACAATTAATAGACCAAAAGCACTAAATGCATTGAACTCTGAAACATTAAAGGATATTGATGCAGTTTTAGATGATTTAGAAAATGATACTAATGTATATGCCGTTATAGTAACTGGTGCAGGAGAAAAATCTTTTGTTGCTGGAGCAGATATTTCAGAAATGAAAGATCTTAACGAAGAACAAGGTAAAGAATTTGGAATTTTAGGAAACAAAGTTTTCAGAAGATTAGAAAAATTGGATAAGCCAGTTATTGCAGCAGTATCAGGATTTGCTCTTGGTGGCGGATGCGAACTTGCTATGTCATGTGATATTAGAATAGCTTCAGTGAAAGCTAAATTTGGTCAACCAGAAGCTGGTCTTGGAATAACTCCAGGATTTGGTGGAACTCAAAGATTAGCTAGAATTGTAGGGCCTGGAAAGGCTAAAGAATTAATATATACTTGTGACTTAATAAATGCTGAAGAAGCATATAGAATAGGTTTAGTAAACAAAATAGTTCCATTAGAAAGTTTAATGGATGAAGCTAAAGCTATGGCTAATAAAATTGCAGCTAATGCTCCAAAGGCAGTTGCTTACTGTAAAGATGCAATTGACAGAGGAATGCAAGTAGATATAGATGCAGCTATATTAATAGAAGCAGAAGACTTTGGAAAGTGTTTTGCAACAGAGGATCAAACTGAAGGAATGACTGCATTTTTAGAAAGAAGAGCAGAAAAGAATTTCCAAAATAAATAA
- a CDS encoding acyl-CoA dehydrogenase, with protein sequence MNFKLTREQELVQQMVREFAVNEVKPIAAEIDETERFPMENVEIMAKLGMMGIPFSKEFGGAGGDVLSYIIAVEELSKVCGTTGVILSAHTSLCASVINENGTKEQREKYLPDLCSGKKIGAFGLTEPGAGTDAAGQQTTAVLEGDHYVLNGSKIFITNGGVAETFIIFAMTDKSKGTKGISAFIVEKSFPGFSIGKLENKMGIRASSTTELVMENCIVPKENLLSQEGKGFGIAMKTLDGGRIGIAAQALGIAEGAFEEAVNYMKERKQFGKPLSAFQGLQWYIAEMDVKIQAAKYLVYLAATKKQAGQPYSLEAARAKLFAADVAMEVTTKAVQIFGGYGYTKEYPVERMMRDAKITEIYEGTSEVQKMVIAGSILR encoded by the coding sequence ATGAATTTTAAGTTAACTAGAGAACAAGAATTAGTGCAACAAATGGTTAGAGAATTCGCAGTAAATGAAGTTAAACCAATAGCTGCTGAAATCGATGAGACAGAAAGATTCCCTATGGAAAATGTTGAAATAATGGCTAAGTTAGGAATGATGGGTATCCCATTTTCTAAAGAATTTGGTGGAGCAGGCGGAGATGTACTTTCATATATAATCGCTGTAGAAGAATTATCAAAAGTTTGTGGTACTACTGGAGTTATACTTTCAGCTCATACATCACTATGTGCATCAGTAATTAACGAAAATGGTACTAAAGAACAAAGAGAAAAATATTTACCTGATCTTTGTAGTGGTAAGAAAATTGGTGCTTTCGGATTAACTGAACCAGGTGCTGGTACAGATGCTGCAGGACAACAAACAACTGCTGTATTAGAAGGTGACCATTATGTATTAAATGGTTCAAAAATATTCATAACAAATGGTGGAGTTGCTGAAACTTTCATAATCTTTGCTATGACAGATAAATCAAAGGGAACTAAAGGAATTTCTGCATTTATAGTAGAAAAATCATTCCCTGGATTCTCAATAGGAAAATTAGAAAATAAGATGGGTATCAGAGCATCTTCAACTACTGAATTAGTTATGGAAAACTGTATAGTTCCAAAAGAAAACCTATTAAGTCAAGAAGGTAAGGGATTTGGAATAGCAATGAAGACTCTTGATGGAGGAAGAATTGGTATAGCTGCTCAAGCTTTAGGTATTGCAGAAGGAGCTTTTGAAGAAGCTGTTAACTACATGAAAGAAAGAAAGCAATTTGGTAAACCATTATCTGCATTCCAAGGATTACAATGGTATATTGCAGAAATGGATGTTAAAATCCAAGCTGCTAAATACTTAGTATACTTAGCAGCAACAAAGAAACAAGCAGGTCAACCTTACTCTTTAGAGGCTGCAAGAGCTAAATTATTTGCTGCAGATGTTGCAATGGAAGTTACAACTAAAGCAGTTCAAATCTTTGGTGGATATGGATACACTAAGGAATATCCAGTAGAAAGAATGATGAGAGATGCTAAGATAACTGAAATCTATGAAGGAACTTCAGAAGTTCAAAAGATGGTTATCGCAGGAAGCATTTTAAGATAG
- a CDS encoding electron transfer flavoprotein subunit beta/FixA family protein: MNIVVCVKQVPDTTAVKIDPKTGTLIRDGVPSIMNPEDKHALEGALQLKEQVGGKVTVVSMGLPMAKAVLREALCMGADEAILLTDRAMGGADTLATSKAIAGVIAKLDYDLVFAGRQAIDGDTAQVGPEIAEHLNIPQVTYVQDVKVEGKSLIVNRALEDGHQVIEVKTPCLLTAIEELNETRYMHVAKIFETSDDEIKVMSAADIDVDVAELGLKGSPTKVKKSMTKEVKGAGEIVREAPKNAAYYVVGKLKEKHYI; encoded by the coding sequence ATGAATATAGTAGTTTGTGTAAAACAAGTTCCAGATACTACAGCAGTAAAAATAGATCCTAAAACTGGTACATTAATAAGAGATGGTGTTCCATCAATAATGAACCCAGAGGATAAACATGCTTTAGAAGGTGCGTTACAATTAAAAGAACAAGTTGGAGGAAAAGTTACTGTAGTTAGTATGGGACTTCCAATGGCTAAAGCAGTTTTAAGAGAAGCATTATGTATGGGAGCTGATGAAGCTATCCTATTAACAGATAGAGCTATGGGAGGAGCTGATACTTTAGCTACTTCAAAAGCAATAGCAGGTGTAATAGCAAAATTAGATTATGATTTGGTATTTGCTGGAAGACAAGCAATTGATGGAGATACTGCACAAGTTGGTCCAGAAATAGCTGAACATTTAAATATTCCTCAAGTAACTTATGTTCAAGATGTTAAAGTTGAAGGAAAATCACTAATTGTAAACAGAGCATTAGAAGACGGACATCAAGTAATTGAAGTTAAAACTCCATGTTTATTAACTGCAATCGAAGAATTAAATGAAACAAGATATATGCATGTTGCAAAAATCTTCGAAACTTCTGATGATGAAATCAAAGTTATGAGTGCAGCTGATATAGATGTAGATGTAGCTGAATTAGGACTTAAAGGTTCACCTACAAAGGTTAAGAAGTCAATGACTAAAGAAGTTAAGGGCGCAGGAGAAATCGTAAGAGAAGCACCTAAAAATGCAGCATACTATGTTGTAGGAAAATTAAAAGAAAAACACTACATCTAA